The proteins below come from a single Microtus ochrogaster isolate Prairie Vole_2 chromosome 8, MicOch1.0, whole genome shotgun sequence genomic window:
- the LOC101982961 gene encoding steroid 17-alpha-hydroxylase/17,20 lyase, with translation MWELVALLLLILAYFFWHKSKTLCAKYPKSLPFLPIVGSLPFLPRRGHMHVNFFKLQERYGPIYSLYLGTTPTVIIGQYQLAKEVLVKKGKEFSGRPQMVTLSLLSDQGKGIAFADSNGAWQLHRKLALSTFGLFRDGDQKLEKIICQEASSLCDLLLTHNQESIDLSQPLFMAVTNIICAICFSISYENNDPILTTIKTFTEGILDGLGHNNLVDVFPWLTIFPNKTLDTIKSYVKVRDEVLSRILENCKEKFSSDAISSLTDILIQAKMNADNNNSSEAQASTAFSDRHILSTVADIFGAGIETTVSVLRWIVAFLLHNPEVMKKIQKEIDQHIGFNCTPTFNDRNRLLMLEATIREVLRIRPVAPVLIPHKANIDSSIGEFTIPKDTHVIINLWALHHSEEEWEQPDEFLPERFLDPTGSHLVTPSLSYLPFGAGPRSCVGEVLARQELFLFMACLLQRFDLDVPDDGQLPSLEGDPKLVFLIHPFRVKLTVRQAWKDAQAEVSTWRS, from the exons ATGTGGGAACTTGTGGCTCTCTTGTTGCTCATCCTAGCCTATTTCTTTTGGCACAAGTCAAAGACACTTTGTGCCAAGTACCCCAAGagcctcccattcctgcccattGTGGGCAGCCTGCCGTTTCTCCCCAGACGTGGGCATATGCATGTCAATTTCTTCAAGCTGCAGGAAAGATATGGCCCCATCTATTCTCTTTATCTGGGTACCACACCTACAGTGATCATCGGCCAATATCAGCTGGCCAAGGAAGTGCTcgttaagaaaggaaaagaattctcCGGTCGGCCACAAATG GTGACTCTAAGCCTCTTGTCGGACCAAGGAAAAGGCATCGCCTTTGCCGACTCCAATGGCGCCTGGCAGCTGCACCGAAAGTTGGCACTCAGCACCTTTGGCCTGTTCAGGGATGGTGACCAGAAACTGGAGAAGATCA TCTGCCAGGAAGCCAGCTCACTGTGTGACTTGCTGCTCACCCACAACCAGGAGTCCATCGATCTGTCCCAGCCATTGTTCATGGCAGTAACCAACATCATCTGTGCCATCTGCTTCAGCATCTCCTACGAGAACAACGACCCGATCCTGACCACCATTAAGACCTTTACAGAAGGCATCCTGGATGGCCTGGGCCACAATAACCTGGTGGACGTATTTCCCTGGTTGACG atTTTTCCCAATAAAACCTTGGACACGATAAAGAGCTATGTTAAAGTTCGAGATGAAGTACTGTCTAGAATATTGGAAAATTGCAAG GAGAAATTCAGCAGCGACGCCATCTCCAGCCTGACGGACATTCTGATCCAAGCCAAGATGAACGcagacaacaacaacagcagtGAAGCCCAGGCTTcgactgcattttcagacaggcACATCCTCTCCACGGTGGCAGACATTTTCGGGGCTGGGATAGAGACCACCGTCTCGGTGTTGCGCTGGATTGTGGCTTTCCTGCTCCACAATCCCGAG GTGATGAAGAAGATCCAAAAAGAGATTGACCAGCATATCGGTTTCAACTGCACACCAACTTTCAATGACCGAAATCGCCTCCTCATGTTGGAGGCCACTATCCGAGAAGTGCTTCGCATCAGACCTGTGGCCCCCGTACTCATCCCCCACAAGGCTAACATTGACTCAAG CATTGGCGAGTTTACCATCCCCAAGGACACACACGTGATCATCAATCTGTGGGCGCTGCACCACAGTGAGGAGGAGTGGGAGCAGCCAGATGAGTTCCTGCCCG AACGCTTCTTAGACCCGACTGGAAGCCATCTTGTCACACCCTCATTAAGTTACCTGCCCTTCGGAGCCGGGCCCCGCTCCTGTGTCGGAGAGGTTCTGGCCCGCCAAGAGCTCTTCCTCTTCATGGCCTGCCTGCTGCAGAGGTTTGATCTCGATGTGCCCGACGATGGGCAGTTGCCCAGCCTGGAGGGTGACCCCAAGTTGGTCTTTCTGATCCACCCCTTCAGAGTGAAGCTCACAGTCCGCCAAGCATGGAAGGATGCCCAGGCAGAGGTTAGCACCTGGAGGTCGTAA